In Haemophilus parainfluenzae, one genomic interval encodes:
- a CDS encoding DNA-directed RNA polymerase subunit alpha, protein MQGSVTEFLKPRLVDIEQISSTHAKVILEPLERGFGHTLGNALRRILLSSMPGCAVTEVEIDGVLHEYSSKEGVQEDILEVLLNLKGLAVKVQNKDDVILTLNKSGIGPVVAADITHDGDVEIVNPSHVICHLTDENASINMRIRVQRGRGYVPASARTHSQNEDRPIGRLLVDACYSPVDRIAYNVEAARVEQRTDLDKLVIELETNGTIDPEEAIRRAATILAEQLDAFVDLRDVRQPEVKEEKPEFDPILLRPVDDLELTVRSANCLKAETIHYIGDLVQRTEVELLKTPNLGKKSLTEIKDVLASRGLSLGMRLENWPPASIAED, encoded by the coding sequence ATGCAGGGTTCTGTTACAGAATTTTTAAAACCACGCTTAGTAGATATCGAGCAAATTAGCTCTACTCATGCTAAGGTGATCTTAGAACCGTTAGAGCGTGGCTTTGGTCATACTCTAGGGAATGCATTACGTCGTATCCTTCTGTCTTCAATGCCAGGTTGTGCTGTAACTGAAGTAGAAATTGATGGCGTACTGCACGAATATAGTAGTAAAGAAGGTGTTCAGGAAGATATTCTTGAAGTTCTTTTAAACCTTAAAGGTCTAGCGGTTAAAGTACAGAATAAAGATGATGTTATTCTGACATTAAATAAATCTGGAATTGGCCCTGTTGTTGCAGCTGATATCACCCATGACGGTGATGTTGAGATTGTTAATCCATCACATGTAATCTGTCACTTAACAGACGAAAACGCATCTATTAATATGCGTATTCGTGTTCAACGTGGTAGAGGTTATGTACCTGCATCTGCTCGTACTCATTCACAAAATGAAGATCGTCCAATTGGTCGTTTATTAGTAGATGCTTGTTATAGCCCGGTTGACCGTATTGCTTACAATGTTGAAGCAGCACGTGTTGAACAACGTACTGACTTAGATAAACTAGTTATCGAGTTAGAAACTAATGGGACTATTGATCCGGAAGAAGCAATTCGTCGTGCAGCAACAATTTTAGCAGAGCAACTCGATGCATTCGTTGATTTGCGTGATGTTCGTCAACCTGAAGTCAAGGAAGAAAAACCGGAATTCGATCCGATTTTATTACGTCCTGTTGATGACTTAGAGTTGACAGTTCGTTCTGCTAACTGTTTGAAAGCAGAAACAATTCACTATATCGGTGACTTAGTACAACGTACAGAAGTTGAGTTATTAAAAACGCCTAATCTTGGTAAGAAATCGCTTACTGAAATTAAAGACGTTCTCGCTTCACGTGGCTTGTCACTTGGTATGCGCCTTGAGAATTGGCCACCAGCAAGTATTGCTGAAGACTAG
- the rplO gene encoding 50S ribosomal protein L15, giving the protein MRLNTLSPAEGAKHSAKRLGRGIGSGLGKTGGRGHKGQKSRTGGGVRRGFEGGQMPLYRRLPKFGFTSMKSAVTAEVRLNELTKVEGNVVTLEALKAANILTKDIQFAKVILAGEVKSAVTVRGLRVTKGAKAAIEAAGGSVEE; this is encoded by the coding sequence ATGCGTTTAAATACTCTATCTCCGGCTGAAGGTGCTAAGCATAGTGCAAAACGCCTTGGTCGTGGTATTGGTTCAGGTTTAGGAAAAACTGGTGGTCGTGGTCATAAAGGTCAAAAATCTCGTACTGGCGGCGGTGTTCGTCGTGGTTTCGAGGGTGGTCAAATGCCATTATACCGTCGTTTACCAAAATTTGGTTTCACTTCAATGAAATCAGCTGTAACTGCTGAAGTTCGTTTAAACGAATTAACAAAAGTTGAAGGAAATGTTGTCACTTTAGAAGCATTAAAAGCTGCAAACATTTTAACTAAAGATATTCAATTCGCTAAAGTTATCTTAGCTGGTGAAGTGAAGTCTGCAGTTACTGTACGTGGTTTACGTGTAACTAAAGGTGCAAAAGCAGCAATCGAAGCTGCTGGCGGTTCAGTTGAGGAATAA
- the pnuC gene encoding nicotinamide riboside transporter PnuC: MNWTERLKEEFLSGWKPFEVAWVVIFLAAQIIAYVLMPDSPLGMISGIAGILCVVFVSKGKISNYFFGLIFAYTYFYVSWGSNFLGEMNTALYVYIPSQFIGYFMWKQNMQNDNGGESVIAKALTPKGWAILLVSVAIGTLCFVQALKAAGGSSTTLDGLTTIITVAAQLLMILRYREQWLLWIVLNVLSILLWQGQPAMYLMYSAYLLNSLYGYYNWTKLVKVESH; encoded by the coding sequence ATGAATTGGACAGAACGACTTAAAGAAGAATTTTTATCAGGTTGGAAACCTTTTGAAGTGGCATGGGTAGTTATTTTCCTTGCTGCACAAATTATTGCTTATGTTCTTATGCCGGATAGCCCATTAGGCATGATTTCGGGTATCGCAGGTATTCTCTGTGTAGTATTTGTGAGTAAAGGAAAAATTAGTAACTATTTCTTTGGGCTTATTTTTGCTTATACCTATTTTTATGTCTCCTGGGGAAGCAATTTTCTTGGTGAAATGAATACGGCGCTCTATGTATATATCCCATCACAATTTATCGGGTATTTCATGTGGAAACAAAACATGCAAAACGATAATGGTGGTGAAAGTGTGATAGCCAAAGCCTTAACACCGAAAGGTTGGGCAATTTTGCTTGTGAGTGTTGCGATTGGCACCCTCTGTTTTGTACAGGCTTTAAAAGCAGCGGGTGGGAGTTCTACAACGCTAGATGGTTTAACCACAATTATCACTGTAGCGGCGCAATTATTAATGATTTTACGTTATCGTGAGCAATGGTTATTATGGATTGTCTTAAATGTGCTTTCCATTTTGCTTTGGCAAGGGCAGCCAGCGATGTATTTAATGTATAGTGCTTACTTACTTAACTCATTGTATGGTTATTACAACTGGACGAAACTCGTCAAAGTGGAAAGCCACTAA
- the rpmJ gene encoding 50S ribosomal protein L36: protein MKVRASVKKMCRNCKIVKREGVVRVLCSDPKHKQRQG, encoded by the coding sequence ATGAAAGTTCGTGCTTCCGTTAAGAAGATGTGTCGTAACTGTAAAATTGTTAAACGTGAAGGTGTTGTTCGCGTATTATGCAGCGACCCTAAACATAAACAACGTCAAGGTTAA
- the rpsK gene encoding 30S ribosomal protein S11 yields MAKTPVRARKRVKKQVVDGVAHIHASFNNTIVTITDRQGNALAWATAGGSGFRGSRKSTPFAAQVAAERCAEIVKEFGLKNLEVMVKGPGPGRESTIRALNAAGFRITNITDVTPIPHNGCRPPKKRRV; encoded by the coding sequence ATGGCTAAAACACCAGTTCGTGCACGTAAACGTGTAAAAAAACAAGTTGTAGATGGCGTAGCACACATTCACGCATCTTTCAATAACACAATCGTTACCATTACTGACCGTCAAGGTAATGCTTTAGCTTGGGCTACAGCAGGTGGTTCAGGTTTCCGTGGTTCTCGTAAATCTACCCCGTTCGCTGCACAAGTTGCTGCAGAACGTTGTGCTGAAATCGTTAAAGAATTCGGCTTAAAGAACTTGGAAGTTATGGTTAAAGGTCCGGGTCCGGGTCGTGAATCAACAATCCGTGCATTAAATGCAGCGGGTTTCCGTATCACGAACATCACAGATGTGACTCCGATCCCTCATAACGGTTGTCGTCCACCGAAAAAACGTCGTGTTTAA
- the rluA gene encoding bifunctional tRNA pseudouridine(32) synthase/23S rRNA pseudouridine(746) synthase RluA — MALIEYHPPLEPYLDIIYQDNHICVVNKPSGLLSVPGNQPEYYDSAMSRVKEKFGFCEPAHRLDMATSGIILFALSKAADKELKRQFREREPKKYYQALVWGHLERDNGEINLPMICDWENRPRQRIDFVFGKRAVTFYEVLERLPTNCTRVKLTPITGRSHQLRLHMLALGHPILGDKFYSHPQAKSMSPRLCLHAEELTITHPITGEKMTFRAKAEF, encoded by the coding sequence ATGGCGCTTATTGAATACCATCCCCCTTTAGAACCCTATTTAGATATTATCTATCAAGATAATCATATCTGCGTGGTAAACAAGCCAAGCGGTTTACTTTCAGTTCCTGGCAATCAACCTGAATACTACGATAGTGCAATGAGTCGGGTAAAAGAGAAATTTGGATTTTGTGAACCTGCACATCGTTTAGATATGGCCACAAGTGGGATTATTCTATTTGCATTAAGTAAAGCGGCAGATAAAGAGTTGAAACGTCAATTCCGTGAACGTGAGCCAAAGAAATATTATCAAGCTTTAGTATGGGGACACTTAGAACGAGATAATGGGGAAATTAATCTTCCCATGATTTGTGATTGGGAAAATCGCCCGCGCCAACGCATTGATTTTGTATTTGGCAAAAGAGCGGTCACTTTTTATGAAGTTTTAGAAAGATTACCGACTAACTGTACTCGAGTGAAACTGACTCCAATCACAGGACGTTCGCATCAACTTCGTTTACATATGCTCGCGCTTGGACATCCCATTTTAGGGGACAAGTTTTATTCTCACCCACAAGCTAAATCAATGTCACCTCGCTTATGCTTACATGCAGAAGAACTTACGATTACGCACCCTATCACAGGTGAAAAAATGACATTCAGAGCTAAAGCTGAATTTTAG
- the rpsD gene encoding 30S ribosomal protein S4 has translation MARYLGPKLKLSRREGTDLFLKSGVRAIDSKCKIDTAPGQHGARKPRLSDYGSQLREKQKVRRIYGILERQFRNYYKEANRLKGNTGENLLVLLEGRLDNVVYRMGFAATRAEARQLVSHKAIVVNGRVVNIPSFQVSVNDVVAVREKSKKQARIKASLELAEQREKPTWLEVDSAKMEGVFKRVPERSDLSADINEHLIVELYSK, from the coding sequence ATGGCAAGATATTTGGGCCCTAAACTCAAGCTCAGCCGTCGTGAAGGCACTGATTTATTCCTTAAATCAGGTGTGCGTGCGATTGATTCAAAATGTAAAATTGATACAGCACCAGGTCAACACGGTGCTCGTAAACCGCGTTTGTCTGACTATGGTAGTCAATTACGTGAAAAACAAAAAGTTCGTCGTATCTATGGTATTTTAGAACGTCAATTCCGTAACTACTATAAAGAAGCAAACCGTTTAAAAGGTAATACTGGTGAAAACTTACTAGTATTATTAGAAGGTAGATTGGATAACGTTGTTTATCGCATGGGATTTGCTGCAACTCGCGCAGAAGCTCGCCAATTAGTGAGCCACAAAGCGATTGTCGTAAATGGTCGTGTTGTAAATATCCCATCTTTCCAAGTTTCTGTAAATGATGTTGTTGCTGTTCGTGAGAAATCTAAAAAACAAGCACGTATTAAAGCATCATTAGAATTAGCAGAACAAAGAGAAAAACCAACTTGGTTAGAAGTTGATTCTGCGAAAATGGAAGGTGTGTTCAAACGTGTTCCTGAACGTTCTGATTTATCAGCAGACATTAACGAACATCTGATCGTTGAGCTTTACTCTAAATAA
- the rplQ gene encoding 50S ribosomal protein L17, giving the protein MRHRKSGRQLNRNSSHRQAMFRNLATALVSHEIIKTTLPKAKELRRVVEPLITLAKEDSVANRRLAFARTRNIETVAKLFNELGPRFAQRAGGYTRILKCGFRAGDNAPMAYIELVDRPEVAEAAAE; this is encoded by the coding sequence ATGCGCCATCGTAAGAGTGGTCGTCAACTAAACCGTAATAGCAGCCATCGCCAAGCGATGTTCCGTAACTTAGCAACTGCTTTAGTTAGTCATGAAATCATCAAGACTACTTTACCAAAAGCTAAAGAATTACGCCGTGTAGTTGAACCGTTAATTACATTAGCAAAAGAAGATAGCGTTGCAAACCGTCGTTTAGCATTCGCTCGTACTCGTAACATCGAAACTGTTGCGAAATTATTCAATGAATTAGGTCCACGTTTTGCTCAACGTGCAGGTGGTTACACCCGTATCTTAAAATGTGGTTTCCGTGCAGGTGACAACGCTCCAATGGCATACATTGAGTTAGTTGATCGTCCAGAAGTTGCAGAAGCAGCAGCGGAATAA
- the secY gene encoding preprotein translocase subunit SecY, translating into MAKQPGYQSRSTNSGTGELKSRLLFVLGALIVYRIGSFIPLPGIDAAVLAQLVEQQKGTIIDMLNMFSGGALSRASILALGIMPYISASIVMQLLATVSPALAELKKEGAAGQRKITKYTRYATVVFATIQAIAISTGLPNMLPQLVPNIGFTFYFTAVVSLVTGTMFLMWLGEQITERGIGNGISILVFGGIVAGLPHAIIETVEQARQGQMHPLVLLLIAAIVFAVTYFVVFVERGQRRIRVEYAKRQQGRQILGGHSTHLPLKVNMANVMPAIFASSIILFPATLTQWFGQNDKFEWLNDLSMLLNPGQPLYLLVYAVAIIFFSFFYTAMQYNPRDTADNLKKSGAFIPGIRPGEQTSRYIDKVMTRLTLIGGLYVTFVCLVPYIMTSAWDVKFYFGGTSLLIVVVVIMDFIVQVQSHLMSSQYESALKKANLKGFGQ; encoded by the coding sequence ATGGCTAAACAACCAGGTTATCAAAGCAGAAGTACTAATAGTGGTACTGGTGAACTAAAAAGCAGATTGCTTTTTGTATTAGGTGCACTTATCGTTTATCGTATTGGTTCTTTTATTCCGCTTCCTGGTATTGATGCCGCCGTGTTAGCTCAATTAGTTGAACAACAAAAAGGCACCATCATTGATATGTTAAACATGTTCTCTGGTGGTGCATTGAGCCGAGCATCAATTTTAGCATTAGGTATTATGCCGTATATCTCGGCATCTATCGTGATGCAATTGCTTGCTACGGTTTCACCTGCTTTAGCAGAATTGAAGAAAGAAGGCGCAGCAGGACAAAGAAAAATCACCAAGTATACTCGTTATGCAACGGTGGTTTTTGCTACTATCCAAGCTATCGCAATTTCTACCGGTTTACCGAATATGTTGCCACAGTTAGTGCCAAATATCGGTTTTACTTTTTACTTCACTGCAGTAGTGAGTCTTGTGACCGGAACCATGTTCTTAATGTGGTTAGGTGAGCAAATTACTGAAAGAGGTATTGGTAACGGTATCTCAATTCTTGTTTTTGGTGGTATTGTTGCAGGGTTGCCACATGCAATCATCGAAACAGTTGAGCAAGCTCGTCAAGGACAAATGCATCCTTTAGTTCTTCTACTAATCGCTGCTATTGTTTTTGCAGTAACTTATTTTGTTGTCTTCGTAGAACGTGGACAACGTAGAATTCGTGTTGAATATGCTAAGCGTCAACAAGGACGTCAAATTTTAGGTGGTCATTCAACTCACTTACCATTAAAAGTTAATATGGCAAACGTGATGCCAGCAATTTTTGCTTCAAGCATTATTTTATTCCCAGCTACATTGACACAATGGTTTGGTCAGAATGATAAGTTTGAGTGGTTAAATGACTTATCAATGTTGTTGAATCCTGGACAACCTTTATATCTTCTTGTTTATGCGGTAGCGATTATTTTCTTCAGTTTCTTCTACACTGCAATGCAATATAATCCACGTGATACAGCAGATAATCTAAAAAAATCTGGTGCATTTATCCCAGGAATTAGACCAGGTGAACAAACATCACGTTACATTGATAAAGTAATGACTCGTTTAACATTAATTGGCGGTCTTTATGTAACGTTCGTATGTTTAGTCCCTTACATTATGACATCAGCATGGGATGTTAAATTCTACTTCGGTGGTACTTCCTTATTAATCGTTGTTGTTGTAATTATGGATTTTATCGTGCAAGTTCAGAGTCACTTAATGTCGTCTCAATATGAATCTGCGTTAAAAAAAGCAAACCTTAAAGGTTTTGGACAGTAA
- a CDS encoding tRNA1(Val) (adenine(37)-N6)-methyltransferase: MSSFTFKQFHINQQHCAMKVGTDGILLGAWADVSDCQRILDMGTGTGLIALMLAQRSHEHCQIEAVELDPLAAQQAQENFQASPWHNRLHLTRQDVQTYCLQTAHQFDLIVANPPYFAQGVECKNDERALARYVQQSHLDWLNWAASCLSEKGKISFVLPYEAGKTLINSTALYCIKQTDVITKTGKDPQRMLLTFSREHVPQVKDSLVIYNENNQYTEAFIALTKAFYLKM, from the coding sequence ATGAGCAGCTTTACCTTCAAACAATTCCATATTAATCAACAACATTGTGCAATGAAAGTCGGCACAGATGGCATTTTACTGGGTGCTTGGGCAGATGTGTCTGATTGTCAGCGTATTCTTGATATGGGAACTGGCACAGGCTTGATTGCACTAATGCTTGCCCAACGAAGTCATGAGCATTGCCAAATTGAAGCCGTTGAACTTGATCCCCTTGCAGCACAACAAGCACAAGAAAACTTCCAGGCTTCGCCATGGCACAATCGCCTTCATTTAACACGCCAAGATGTGCAAACCTATTGCCTACAAACAGCACATCAATTTGATTTAATTGTGGCTAATCCGCCTTATTTTGCGCAAGGTGTGGAATGTAAAAATGATGAGCGTGCGCTTGCCCGTTATGTTCAACAAAGCCATTTAGATTGGTTAAATTGGGCGGCGAGTTGTTTATCCGAAAAAGGAAAAATCAGTTTTGTCTTGCCTTATGAGGCGGGAAAAACATTGATAAATTCAACCGCACTTTATTGTATTAAGCAGACAGATGTCATTACAAAAACAGGGAAAGATCCACAACGAATGTTACTCACGTTTAGCCGAGAGCATGTACCACAGGTAAAAGATAGCTTAGTGATTTATAACGAAAACAATCAATACACCGAAGCATTTATTGCATTGACGAAGGCATTTTATTTAAAAATGTAA
- the rapA gene encoding RNA polymerase-associated protein RapA, translated as MSFAIGQRWISETENNLGLGMITALDFRSVTLHFPATDETRIYAVAQAPLTRIALNKGEQLHHQTGWQGEVLDVQEMNGLLFYLVKNAQGEDIIVNEKELSPIISFSQAKDRLFSSQIDRSEHFVLRYQTLLHQQAQFQSPLRGLRGNRAGLIPHQLHIAQEVGNRINPRVLLADEVGLGKTIEAGMILQNQLFAEKVQRVLIIVPETLQHQWLVEMLRRFNLHFSLFDEERCEDFAEQAINPFSTESLIICALDWLKAHPHRVQQAIEAEFDCLIVDEAHHLAWSENAPSAAYLLVEQLANAIPSVLLLTATPEQLGLESHFARLRLLDPERFYDYQAFLKEQENYQPVADAVQSLLSEKPLSAVEKNHISDLLNEQDVEPLFKSLACHNDDEKQTARQELIQNLIDRHGTSRILFRNTRQGVKGFPHRVYHQITIDAAEVDEKIHWLIDFLKSHRNEKILVICKTAQTAIQLEQILREKEAIRSAVFHERMSIIERDRAAAYFADTDNGAQVLLSSSIGSEGRNFQFACHLVLFDLPENPDLLEQCIGRLDRIGQMRDVQIYVPCLANSAQQDLARWYHEGLNAFEQTCPIGMTLFEQYESLLKVRSENKADFEQLILQTQKQAKALRLALEKGRDRLLELNSNGGEKAQRLASEIAQTDNSPQLIDFALNLFDIIGVEQDDLGENSIVITPTGTMLVPDFPGLKEEGVTVTFDRQLALAREELEFLTWDHPMIRQGIDLIASGNIGKAAMALLINKQLPAGTLLVELIYMIESQSPKGLQLNRFLPPTPVRLLLDSKGNDLAGQVNFDTLQNKLKPLGKDIANKMVKIARPNIEQLIKLGDHKITEIAQAQIRETSKLADQTLSTELNRLIALKAVNKNIRQAEIDALEKQRVLSLEELSKASWRLDSLRVIVTNKE; from the coding sequence ATGTCATTTGCAATCGGTCAACGTTGGATTAGTGAAACCGAAAATAACCTCGGATTAGGGATGATTACAGCCTTAGATTTTCGCTCGGTTACCCTTCACTTTCCTGCCACAGATGAAACCCGAATTTATGCGGTGGCGCAAGCACCATTAACCCGAATTGCATTGAATAAAGGTGAACAACTTCATCACCAAACAGGTTGGCAAGGTGAAGTCCTTGATGTTCAAGAAATGAATGGTCTCTTATTTTATTTGGTCAAAAATGCGCAAGGCGAAGACATTATCGTCAATGAAAAAGAACTTTCTCCGATAATTTCTTTTAGCCAAGCGAAAGATCGCCTCTTTTCATCACAGATTGATCGTAGTGAACATTTTGTGTTGCGCTATCAAACACTTCTGCATCAACAAGCTCAATTTCAATCGCCTTTGCGTGGCTTACGAGGCAATCGTGCAGGATTAATTCCTCATCAGCTTCATATTGCGCAAGAGGTAGGAAATCGTATCAATCCTCGCGTGCTCTTAGCGGATGAAGTAGGGTTAGGTAAAACCATTGAAGCTGGGATGATTTTGCAAAACCAGCTTTTTGCTGAAAAAGTACAACGTGTATTAATTATTGTACCGGAAACCTTGCAGCATCAATGGCTTGTAGAAATGCTTCGTCGTTTTAATTTACATTTTTCATTATTTGATGAAGAACGTTGTGAAGATTTTGCCGAACAAGCCATCAATCCATTTAGCACGGAAAGCTTAATTATTTGTGCATTAGATTGGTTGAAAGCACATCCTCATCGCGTACAACAAGCCATTGAAGCTGAATTTGACTGTTTAATTGTCGATGAAGCGCATCATTTGGCTTGGTCAGAAAATGCGCCGAGTGCCGCTTATTTATTGGTGGAACAATTAGCGAACGCTATTCCATCCGTTTTATTACTCACCGCAACACCTGAACAACTAGGTTTGGAAAGCCATTTTGCACGCTTACGCTTACTTGATCCTGAGCGTTTTTATGATTACCAGGCGTTCTTGAAGGAACAGGAAAATTATCAACCTGTTGCGGATGCCGTGCAATCTTTACTCTCTGAGAAGCCGCTAAGTGCGGTCGAAAAAAATCATATTTCTGATTTACTCAATGAGCAGGATGTCGAACCATTATTTAAATCTTTAGCCTGTCATAATGATGATGAGAAGCAAACTGCGCGACAAGAACTCATTCAAAATCTCATTGATCGACACGGTACAAGCCGTATTTTATTTCGCAATACACGCCAAGGGGTGAAAGGTTTCCCGCATCGGGTTTACCATCAAATAACGATTGATGCGGCTGAAGTAGACGAAAAAATTCATTGGTTAATTGATTTTCTAAAATCACACCGAAATGAAAAAATCTTAGTCATTTGTAAAACTGCACAAACAGCAATTCAACTTGAGCAAATTTTACGAGAAAAAGAAGCCATTCGCAGTGCTGTTTTCCATGAAAGAATGTCAATCATTGAACGAGATCGTGCAGCGGCTTATTTTGCCGATACCGATAATGGCGCACAAGTTTTACTGAGTTCAAGCATTGGTTCTGAAGGCAGAAACTTCCAATTTGCTTGTCATCTCGTACTCTTCGATTTACCAGAAAATCCTGACTTACTTGAGCAATGTATTGGCCGTTTAGATCGTATCGGGCAAATGCGAGATGTACAAATTTATGTACCTTGCCTCGCAAACTCTGCGCAGCAAGATTTAGCTCGTTGGTATCATGAAGGTTTAAATGCCTTTGAACAAACTTGCCCTATCGGAATGACACTGTTTGAACAATATGAATCGTTACTAAAAGTGCGGTCAGAAAATAAAGCGGATTTTGAGCAACTCATTCTCCAAACGCAAAAACAAGCAAAAGCATTGCGCTTAGCCTTAGAGAAAGGCCGTGATCGTTTGTTAGAATTAAATTCTAATGGTGGAGAAAAGGCACAACGACTTGCGTCAGAAATTGCTCAAACAGATAATTCGCCACAATTAATCGATTTTGCACTGAATTTATTTGATATTATTGGTGTAGAACAAGATGACTTAGGTGAAAACAGCATTGTTATCACACCAACGGGCACCATGCTTGTTCCTGATTTTCCAGGATTAAAAGAAGAAGGTGTTACAGTAACCTTTGACCGACAACTTGCCCTTGCTCGTGAGGAATTAGAATTTCTTACCTGGGATCATCCAATGATACGCCAAGGCATTGATTTAATCGCTTCTGGTAACATTGGCAAAGCAGCAATGGCATTATTAATCAATAAACAGCTGCCTGCTGGCACTCTGTTGGTTGAATTGATTTATATGATTGAAAGCCAATCACCAAAAGGTTTGCAACTGAATCGCTTTCTTCCGCCTACACCAGTTCGATTATTACTAGATAGCAAAGGAAACGATCTCGCCGGACAAGTTAATTTTGACACATTGCAAAATAAACTTAAGCCGCTAGGTAAAGACATTGCGAATAAAATGGTCAAAATAGCTCGTCCAAATATTGAGCAATTAATTAAACTAGGCGATCACAAAATAACTGAAATCGCACAAGCTCAAATTCGAGAAACCAGTAAATTAGCAGATCAAACATTGAGTACAGAGCTCAATCGACTTATAGCCTTGAAAGCAGTAAATAAAAATATTCGCCAGGCGGAAATTGATGCATTAGAAAAACAACGCGTGCTTTCTCTGGAAGAGTTAAGTAAAGCAAGCTGGCGATTAGATAGCCTTCGAGTAATAGTGACAAACAAGGAATAA
- the rpsM gene encoding 30S ribosomal protein S13: MARIAGINIPDHKHAVIALTAIYGIGKTRSKSICAAAGIAEDVKISELSEEQIDKLRDEVGKFTVEGDLRREVTLNIKRLLDLGCYRGLRHRRSLPVRGQRTKTNARTRKGPRKPIKK, encoded by the coding sequence GTGGCCCGTATTGCAGGCATTAACATTCCTGATCACAAACACGCTGTAATCGCTTTAACTGCAATTTACGGTATCGGTAAAACTCGTTCTAAAAGCATTTGTGCTGCAGCGGGTATTGCTGAAGATGTTAAGATCAGCGAATTGTCTGAAGAGCAGATTGACAAACTGCGTGACGAAGTTGGTAAATTTACCGTTGAAGGTGACTTACGTCGTGAAGTAACACTAAACATCAAACGTCTTTTAGACTTAGGTTGTTACCGTGGTTTACGTCATCGTCGTAGTTTACCGGTACGTGGTCAACGTACTAAAACTAATGCGCGTACCCGTAAGGGTCCACGTAAGCCGATCAAAAAATAG